The following proteins are encoded in a genomic region of bacterium:
- the murG gene encoding undecaprenyldiphospho-muramoylpentapeptide beta-N-acetylglucosaminyltransferase → MSQGKVVLFAGGGTGGHLYPALALADELKRRDPDGRVAFMGTPHRIEATLVPQAGYAFYPVEVKGMPRKIGPELLGFAKALAGSLVEARRVLKELKPDVVVGTGGYVSAPALIAAALEGVPAMICEQNVFPGIANRLLSRLVREVATTFPESDAYFPKGKAHCLGNPIRSEVYALSQEEARARLGFVETPHLLVVTGGSLGARSINRALTGALPDLLAHEDWSILHVSGKNDHAEVEEATRGQRERYRLVPYMEDLPVALAASDLVLSRAGATTVAELTAAGKPMVVVPFQHGGKDQPANARALMEAGAALALDDRDLSGLGETLSGLMSDPECRQRMGQASRRFGRPEAAEVIAGRILTLAASSRFSPGIVS, encoded by the coding sequence GAAGCGCCGGGACCCCGACGGCCGGGTGGCCTTCATGGGCACCCCGCACCGCATCGAGGCGACGCTGGTGCCCCAGGCGGGCTATGCCTTCTATCCGGTCGAGGTCAAAGGGATGCCGCGCAAGATCGGCCCCGAGCTTTTGGGCTTCGCCAAGGCCCTCGCAGGCTCCTTGGTCGAGGCGCGCCGCGTGCTCAAGGAGCTCAAGCCCGACGTGGTGGTGGGCACCGGCGGCTACGTGAGCGCCCCGGCCCTGATCGCCGCCGCCCTCGAAGGGGTGCCTGCGATGATCTGCGAGCAGAACGTCTTCCCGGGGATCGCAAACCGCCTGCTTTCGCGCCTGGTGCGCGAGGTCGCCACCACCTTCCCCGAGAGCGACGCTTACTTCCCGAAGGGCAAAGCCCACTGCCTCGGCAATCCCATCCGCAGCGAGGTCTATGCCCTCTCGCAGGAGGAGGCCCGCGCGCGGCTCGGCTTCGTCGAGACCCCGCACCTCTTGGTGGTGACGGGCGGCAGCCTCGGGGCGCGCTCGATCAACCGCGCTCTGACCGGGGCGCTGCCGGACCTGCTCGCGCACGAGGACTGGTCCATCCTGCACGTCTCGGGCAAGAACGACCACGCCGAGGTGGAAGAGGCCACTCGGGGCCAGCGTGAGCGCTACCGCCTGGTGCCCTACATGGAAGATCTGCCGGTCGCGCTCGCCGCGAGCGATCTGGTCCTCTCGCGGGCTGGGGCCACGACCGTCGCCGAGCTGACGGCGGCCGGTAAGCCCATGGTCGTGGTGCCCTTCCAGCACGGGGGCAAGGACCAGCCTGCCAATGCCCGCGCCTTGATGGAGGCGGGAGCCGCTCTCGCCCTGGACGACCGGGACCTGTCGGGGCTGGGCGAGACCCTGTCCGGTCTGATGAGCGATCCGGAGTGTCGCCAGCGCATGGGGCAGGCGAGCCGCCGTTTTGGGCGGCCGGAGGCGGCCGAGGTCATCGCCGGGAGGATCCTCACGCTCGCTGCTTCTTCACGATTCTCTCCCGGCATTGTAAGCTAG